A stretch of the Osmerus eperlanus chromosome 10, fOsmEpe2.1, whole genome shotgun sequence genome encodes the following:
- the paqr5b gene encoding membrane progestin receptor gamma-B: MLSLIKLPRVFTINQVPKVFHEDSIISGYRHPRSSATDCILSLFQLTNETLNIWTHFLPTWYFLGKLVMVLLMQDVWEDSFTWPLLVFLVSCCVYPLASSCAHTFSSMSTRARHVCFFFDYGALSFYSLGSAITYSAYVIPDKWVKSTFHQYFLFFAIINTVVCTSLACYSRLGLPFLQYNNDSIKGFTESPKFGKGFRIIAFAYPYMFDNIPLFYRIFLCTGESCTTNDTNPLHLRHIALAFLTAFLFATHLPERLAPGSFDYIGHSHQLFHVCGIIGTHFQMEAIEQDMMARRDWLLTHSLPITFANTMGAALMCVVLSLLIIFLFSLPLRSSAQGRKICDNDMKSCCHS, translated from the exons ATGCTCAGCCTGATCAAACTACCCCGAGTCTTCACCATCAACCAAGTACCCAAA GTGTTCCATGAGGACAGCATCATCTCTGGCTATCGCCACCCGCGCAGCTCGGCAACTGATTGCATCTTGAGCCTCTTCCAACTGACCAATGAGACGCTCAATATATGGACCCACTTCCTTCCTACCTG GTACTTCCTGGGGAAGTTGGTGATGGTGCTTTTGATGCAGGACGTCTGGGAGGACTCGTTCACCTGGCCCCTCCTGGTCTTCCTGGTGTCGTGTTGCGTGTACCCACTAGCGTCCAGCTGCGCTCACACCTTCAGCTCTATGTCCACCCGTGCCCGCCATGTCTGCTTTTTTTTCGACTATGGAGCACTGAGTTTCTACAGTCTAG GTTCTGCCATCACCTACTCTGCCTATGTCATCCCTGATAAGTGGGTGAAAAGCACATTCCACCAATACTTCCTCTTCTTCGCCATTATTAACACTGTTGTCTGCACTTCCTTAGCCTGTTATTCAAG gCTTGGCCTGCCATTTCTACAATATAACAATGACAGCATAAAAGG ATTCACAGAAAGTCCAAAGTTTGGAAAAGGTTTTCGTATTATTGCCTTCGCCTACCCCTACATGTTTGACAACATTCCGCTCTTTTACAGG ATCTTTTTGTGTACAGGTGAAAGCTGCACAACCAATGACACCAATCCTCTGCATTTACGTCACATTGCTCTAGCCTTCCTTACTGCCTTTCTCTTTGCCACACATCTACCAGAGCGCCTGGCCCCTGGCAGTTTTGATTACATAG GCCACAGCCACCAATTGTTTCATGTGTGCGGCATCATTGGCACCCACTTCCAGATGGAGGCAATTGAGCAGGACATGATGGCGAGACGGGACTggctcctcacacactccctgccCATCACCTTCGCTAACACGATGGGAGCTGCACTGATGTGTGTAGTTCTTAGTCTTCTAATCATTTTCCTCTTCAGTCTACCTCTGCGGTCATCTGCACAAGGGAGAAAAATCTGTGATAATGACATGAAGTCATGTTGCCACTCCTAA